The nucleotide window tttgttttgtttatgttgttgttgctagtttAATTGCCGTTTTTTCATGTGTTCAACAGCACTTCATCTCGCTTTTATGCTGCTGcttcgcatttatttttgttgctattgctgatGCTACTTTTCATTGCTGTTGGTGGATTGTattgtgcttgtatgtgtgtaggtgtgtttTCGTAGAATGCATTGGTAGTTGTTTGGGCATAAATAAAATCGTGAatagtttatttcttttttgctagcgttttcgtttatttgttatttttttgctttttgccttCTAGTCGAATGTTTATGGTATGAAGTGTAAATTGGAAATGGAGGAAGCGCAAACCAAGGATGGTAGGCTAGATGTTGATAGGTTTTGAGGTCGCGCcagaattgaaaatttgaaatggaatgtTAAGTGGACAATTACTTGGCAAATATAATCAAATTACAATTATTGAATACTTTTCCATTGCAAGAAATATGCgttaataaatgttttcttaatttaaaagGGTTTGACTTCAGTACAACCTTCTTTATCTTTTTGTGCccttattattaaatttaaacaacGCAATCACCAAATATTACTATctcttattttgtatttagtCGGCTTTCGGTCCAACGAATCGGCACTTCCATGCACTGCCACCGATACGTCGAAACAGCAATTCAACGTAATTCAATGAAGCAACATTGTCGCAGCACACGCAAAATTTGGAGCGGTGCAATTCCACTTGCCGTCTTTACATGccaatacacacatgcacacacgcacacaaaataTGGAAACAAacgaaattacaacaaaacgCACACAACTTTTTGAGAActaaaataatgcataaatttAACGCAAATATTACATCGATATTTTGCAGCAAATCTGTAAATAATTACaagtttttttacattaaattatCTTTGTACGCCGACAAATtaacacaaaacaaaacactTAGCCACGGTTAATATTTGAAGCGCGCCCGACACAAATGAAATGAACTCAAACACGTCAAAGAACAAACTGACAAGAGCGAAACGGCTGAAATTCGCTTGAACTGCTGTTGTCAGTTTTCCTCTGGTTTGCTCGCTCGTGaaggtatgtgtgtgtttgttgatTTGCTGTTGGAGTTGGAGCTTTGGATACAAAGCAGTGGTGgatgattttaattttactgtGTTTGATAAAATACAGCGGGCGGGTTaaagaataaacaaaaacagCGATGGAAAGCGTAATGTCAAAACGGGAAATGTCAATACTGTCGATTATTCTAGCGGCGAATAGAGATATCGCAATGCAGGGTGACACAGCAATTTTGTTTTGGAAGTTAAAACTTTTCTATCTGTTCAGTAGATTAACAATATTAACCgatatttatcaataaataaacaCGTTTTGAAtcgataattaaaaaatatttatttttttgtaaattaaatcaTATATGCAGAGAACTTATGGGAAATCTTGAATCTGGGTGCTTGATACTGATAACAGCAATCATATACGTTCACTGCTATAGCAGCAAAGCGATATTAAACTTTATTTCCAAAACcaatatcatttaaaaaataatcgtttattttgaaaaaataattaacccaatagaaaaaaataaaaaaatagcgattccattaaaatttattagaaatagGACATTATGGTAGCCTTTTATTATCTaatcaaaacaataataattggcATCACTTAAAGGATCTACATTGAAGTGAATctcattaaaaaattgtaaacaaatttttatttaaaagtcaaaatttaatcagttaaaaattccttaaaaatttatatttaattcaaagAATCAAGTCTTAACGAAGCAAACATTTAGTTTGTTAAACATAAAATTACAACTCAACGTACAGCATTATAATATTCCAAACCAAGTCTTTCCAGATTGACTGTTATATTCACAAGATTCTTTAAAGCTTATTACAGAGCAAGCGCCACGCAAAGCCCGTCTTGACCCCGCCGATAACAGCAGTCAACGTGATGTGCTTGCATATTGAATTATAATTTGCGAAACAGTTTAGTCGTACTCGGCCAGTGGCACGTTACGAAAGTCTCGTCGGAGAAGAGACAATTTACCATAATGAAGGCAAGGAATATAGTTTGGTTACAAAATGCTTTGTTACTCCAGGCGCTATTTTTATCAGCGGTAAGTTGTTGATCAGGTTCTACCAGTGAGCTAATGTTTCATTTATTTCCTTTTCCGAAAGTCTGTGCGTGCATATTCTGCTGACTCAGCGGGTTCTTGTAGTAGCAATTCAGTGAAATCTGATGCTCGTGCATTTTTCCAACGTGAAAATGAACTACTACGCCAACGTCGTCGTAATGAGTTTCTCACCTCTTATGTTTATAACACAAATGTCACTGAGGAAAATCGCAAAGCTATGATTGCTGTGGCTACAACAAATGCAGCCGCAAACAAGGAGATGACCCGCAATGTGATTGCATCGGGATATATTGACTCAACCGATGATGATATTAAGCGGCAAGCAACTATACTTGGTGATTTGGGTATAGATGTGCTACCCGAAAGTGATTATAAGGAGTTACTCAATGCAGTGAGTTTAATGCAGTCAAATTATGCTACTACAACTGTTTGTCCATACAACAAGGAGGGAGATTGTACGCTGCAATTGGAGCCACATGTACAGGAACGTCTCTCGAATAGTCGTGATCCAAAAGAGTTGAAACATTACTGGCGTCAATGGTATGACAAAGCAGGCACACCGATGCGagagaatttcaaaaaatatattgagtttACCCGCAAGGCAGCGCGTCTGAATGGTAAGTTGGCGGCGTTTCGTTGAAGATAAGCATACatgttttgctttttgtttataCTTTCACAGTAATATGTGCatgattgtatgtatatgtgcacatCAGATGTTGTCGCTACTGACTATAAACATTGGGCGAGTTGATAACAAAGAAAGTGCAACGccgaatatttatatatgtatgtacatataaaaaattattttttcatttcccaTTTTTAATACcagttatttagttatttttaatttattgtactcttatataaaatgaatgtcgattacttttgtatttaatttaaaattccttaattttatCAATCATGTATCAGGTTATTCATCATATGCTGATTACTGGATTCATTTCTATGAAGACCCCGATTTCGAATCAAATCTGGATAAGGTGTATAAAGCTATATTGCCATTCTATCGTGAAATACACGGTTATGTTCGTTATCGACTCCGTGCTTATTATGGTGATGAAATTGTGTCTGAGAATGGAAACATTCCAATGCATTTGTTGGGCAACATGTGGGCCCAACAATGGGACAATGCATTGCCACTTTTCACCCCTTTTCCAGAAAAGCCGTTCTTGGACGTGACCAGCGAAATGCAGCGTCAAAACTTCACAGTACGCAAACTCTTCGAATTAGGTGATCAATTTTTCAAATCACTCGGCATGCGTGCGCTACCGCCAAGCTTTTGGGACTTAAGCGTGCTAACACGGCCAGCGGACAGAGAAATAGTTTGTCATGCTTCTGCCTGGGATTTGTACCAGGACAGTGATGTGCGCATTAAAATGTGCACTGACGTCGACACTCACTATCTGTACGTTGTACATCACGAACTTGGCCATATACAGTACTACTTACAATATGAAAATCAACCGACAGTTTATCGCTCAGCGCCAAATCCCGGCTTCCATGAGGCGGTCGGCGATGTTATTGCGCTTTCGGTCTCCACGCCCAAGCACCTGCAAGCCATTGGCCTATCAAACGTGGGCAAGTTAGATGATGAAAGTCGCATCAATGAATTGTTTAAGAATGTGAGTTGAaaagatttaatttaatattatgatCATTTCAAAAACTTACATTTTAGGCGCTCAAAAAAATCGTGTTCTTGCCTTTTGCCTACACCATGGATAAATACCGTTATGCTGTGTTCCGCGGCGAGGTGGAAGAATCGAAATGGAATTGTGCCTTCTGGCAAATGCGTTCAGAGTTTTCCGGCGTCGAGCCACCCGTACGTCGCACAGACCAAGATTTCGATCCACCCGCAAAATATCACATTGACGCTGATGTCGAATACTTGCGTTACTTTGCAGCCCATATCTTCCAATTTCAGTTTCTTAAAGCTATGTGCATCAAAGCTGGTCAGTATGTGCCGGGTGACCCAGAAAAAACTTTAGATAATTGTgacatttacaacaacaaggAAGCTGGTGAAGCATTCAGGTAAGTTTCCTGTTAAACTTTTTTGTCAATTgagtataaattttaatttaaaattacagcAAATTTCTAACATTGGGCGCATCGGTGCATTGGAAAAAGGCGCTAAAGGAGTTTACTGGTGAAACTGAAATGGATCCATCCGCGCTTCTGGAGTACTTTGAACCACTCCGCAAATGGCTACAAGCAGAAAATGAACGCTTGAAAGTGCCACTCGGTTGGGGCGATACTGATAGTGAGCGcacacttcaaaaatatttacaattatgtttttattaatcaatttatttttgttatttgcaGAAGTAGCAGGTGACTGCTGTCCAGCATTTAGCACCTAACATTTAACGAAAGTCATCGTTAAAGAGAATTGTCAAAAGGCCAATGTTTGCTTATGACAAATACGATCTCGTTTTGCTTACGAAGTAAGACCGTAGAGAGCCTTCATCGCATAcaacataaacatttttgaatgaaatcaaaatatttttttaaacaattcgcactttttaataaaaatttgccaGTGTTTTATAATCTTAAAAAGCTGtataaacattaaacaaaacaattcaACCTTAATCTCATAAGGAAGTTAAGTTTAATAAAGCTGTTTGTTTGCATTGTATTtgacataattattattttttaaactaatacgagaaagaaaattgtttaaaaatagtttaaaaaaaaattaaaaaaaattaaaaatacaacaaattacttTCCTCAAATTCCATCCACAAGACAAAACTGTAAAACTGTGTAAGCTAATATTTACTTGACAAAATCTGGCGTTCACACTCAacataaaaattgtttgtgttaaataaagaacaaataaaagtatgtatataaccaCAAAGCAGACTATTTCTGGCTAATTCAGGgaataattgatttttattgcaaatttataACCGATTAAATACTAAGCACGAATCGTAAGTGGTCAgcggcatttatttttattttttatttacaatttctctCACATATTTACTTAGCTTGCGTCGACGTAATCTCAATACTCAAGCAGACAGTGTTATGCCTATCTCAATTGGATTCTCCTTCCTTATCGATATCTCACGCATATTTGGCTCCGGCATTGTTGGCGATAATGACGATGAGCACTCGCCTTGGCGACGACACGCTCAATATCTCAATTTGCTGATTTTTACACTCATTTTTCTAACCACTTTAATGCTGATACGTATGGACGACTGTGCCACTGCGGTTGAATAATTTACAAACGTTGATCTTGCAGCGCTTAGCCAGTATAAAAGCCAGCCAGCGGCTGCTCAGCAAATTAGTTTACGTGCCGCGCTCTTCCAGCGCGCGAGTTTCTTGCTAAAAGTTGGTGTTATTGAAAAGTTGTGGGTGAGCATTCGTtacagttttcaaatttaattggtGTTTGATCAAATTAttggtgaaattaaaaaatattcatattgcTACTGAGCATGTATGTGTTTTAACTGATGCACATGCTTGCGATTTGTTACAATAAATTGGATTAATCATGCACAAATCACATGTCAATCGCGGTTCAATGCACCCAACGTCATGATCTTGATCTTATTGCCAAGTCAAatgttaaattaagttaaataatGCAATTTTGCCATTTACTTAAGCGTGCGTTTGGCAATTACTGCACTAAATGACTTGGCGTGTTCGAAATACATGAGACCACCCATGAGAGCTGGCCACTTTTTGACaacgaaaaatgcaaaataaataattaaatgtcaTTTAAGAGCATAAAAGCAAGATCAGTGGatagattttatataaaaaaattgcaaatattttatcatttatttttcttcaaagttttcacacaaggacttgatttcgatcgatcactttgtatgacagctatgtacatatatgctatagtgctccgatctgtatattatatttgcaggttgtagcgttgccttgttCAACAATCCATGGCAAATttcggacatggctaaattgactcagctcgtcaagCCAATCGACTCCGACGTTTCGTTTTAGAtgttacaaatttataaaaccctgttcaggatatagaaatataattgaaaaaaatatgtcaaaaaatattatttaaaacaaatgtgTCCAAAATTAGCTAATTAGTAAATTAAAATGTGTTTCGCACTGTTCATAAGTAGTGAAAATATTCGGAGCAATTATCACCAAAAGTGTTTTAGaaatttgaagtattttaatttcatttcatttcagaaTGAAAGTTGTTTCGAATTCTGTAAGAGTTTAAAATACTACCATTTGATTGATTGAACCACATTTGGCAGTTCTTTCAAGTTTAGAGTAATACATAccacctgatcaaatttgacccggactgacaaaaaaagaGCCTCATTTGCCAGTTCGGGCTTgtgccaattttccatacaattgttgttgttgctgttgtcgctgTAGAAAATATTTCTCAGTAAATTTGAAGAATGCTTCTGATTTCACAGTCCTTGGTCGGTTAAAAATCCGAATCCGTTTCGGTTACAAGATTTAGGTCTCTAGATACGAGTCCAGCATTGACACGTTtcatgaaaaaaagaaaatcgaaatATGTTAAGTCGATCCTTAAGGTTTGTTGAAATCCTCTGCTAACTCTTTGATGTCAACACGATGATTCTCAAGCACTGTTTcattaactttttcgatgttatcatCATTAGCAGAGGTAAATGTGGGAGTCGCATGAGTaatttttcgatgacttcacatATAAAGATCAAACTTTACATTACATCTCATCATCGTTAGCTCTACAACCCGGAGCGGGCCTCTGCTTCTAGCAATTTAATTTGCCAATTATTTCTGTGCCTTGCTTGAGTACGCCAGCTTCGTAGTTTCGTCGTCCTAGTCCACACTATTAATTCATCTAAGTTTTGGTCTGCCTCCGCGTCTTTTATTTCTGCATCTTCCCAGGAAGATAATTTTCGTCGACGCAAATCATTTGGCTAGCATGTTTTATTCAATTGTTGTTAAAATATCGGAGTGCTTTTACATACAAAGTCTGTAGCTCGTGGTTTCACCGCTTTCTCCATAAGCCTTGCAAACAGCTCCAAAATTCTGCACAACACTTTTCGTTCAAAAACTTTTAGCTTATTTATCAGCTTTACGTCCAGGCTTCGTTGACGTACGGAGCAATTAGCGTGCGattgattgaaatttttacCCATCTATTGAGGGTGCGATAAACGAAACTGTAATTAGCCGTCTGAACGAATTTGTAATAGGCTCACATAGattcaaagcgctttgtcgatttgtaagtGTCTTATGATCcagtatatggtatatagatACCACAATGTATCGGCGTTCTAAACTGTTCAAGTGTGATTCCTTTTAGGATCGGTgttctaacctaacctaacatatcGAGGGTGTAGACATAGGTGTCTACTTTGCACAAAATAAGGTTCCTTACTTCTCAACCGGAATCTCCTTTTCACCTTCACGTGGTGGCACCGTTGGCCATGAATGGAGATTTGGTACTGAAAAGGGGGAAAGACCAAAAAGGTGATCTGATCCTGCTAAAGAGTGTTAAACACAAGGCTGACAAAAAAGTCTCTATCACGGAAGCAGTAACTATGCCGCGGATCAAACTTTAAATGAGCGAAAAAAGATAttgatttttgaataaatgtggatcagtccgggtcaaatttgatcaggtgATTTAGTACATTACTTTGGAATAATTTCAGTAACTTTAATATGAACTATAAgcttttaattaacattttcaattgaattgacTTTATAATAACTTTTATTCAAGTGCTCTAAAGGAAGTTTAGTTCTCGAACTCAAGTAGCGCACTTTCGGTGTCTAAGTACAACTAATTAACTTATCGATATATCTATTATCTCAAGTAGAATCATAATTAATTTACGTTTTAAAGATCTTTTTGCCCACAAAAGTAGTTAACTGCTTTGTAACGCACAGTTAAATTGAAATCTATAAAACTATCGAAGAATCTAGTTTTGATATGCATATGGCATACTTAACTATGGCACATACACATTTGAGCTCT belongs to Bactrocera dorsalis isolate Fly_Bdor chromosome 1, ASM2337382v1, whole genome shotgun sequence and includes:
- the LOC105232276 gene encoding angiotensin-converting enzyme-related protein, with product MKARNIVWLQNALLLQALFLSASVRAYSADSAGSCSSNSVKSDARAFFQRENELLRQRRRNEFLTSYVYNTNVTEENRKAMIAVATTNAAANKEMTRNVIASGYIDSTDDDIKRQATILGDLGIDVLPESDYKELLNAVSLMQSNYATTTVCPYNKEGDCTLQLEPHVQERLSNSRDPKELKHYWRQWYDKAGTPMRENFKKYIEFTRKAARLNGYSSYADYWIHFYEDPDFESNLDKVYKAILPFYREIHGYVRYRLRAYYGDEIVSENGNIPMHLLGNMWAQQWDNALPLFTPFPEKPFLDVTSEMQRQNFTVRKLFELGDQFFKSLGMRALPPSFWDLSVLTRPADREIVCHASAWDLYQDSDVRIKMCTDVDTHYLYVVHHELGHIQYYLQYENQPTVYRSAPNPGFHEAVGDVIALSVSTPKHLQAIGLSNVGKLDDESRINELFKNALKKIVFLPFAYTMDKYRYAVFRGEVEESKWNCAFWQMRSEFSGVEPPVRRTDQDFDPPAKYHIDADVEYLRYFAAHIFQFQFLKAMCIKAGQYVPGDPEKTLDNCDIYNNKEAGEAFSKFLTLGASVHWKKALKEFTGETEMDPSALLEYFEPLRKWLQAENERLKVPLGWGDTDKVAGDCCPAFST